A genome region from Columba livia isolate bColLiv1 breed racing homer chromosome 2, bColLiv1.pat.W.v2, whole genome shotgun sequence includes the following:
- the ZFTRAF1 gene encoding zinc finger TRAF-type-containing protein 1, producing MMSGAEDREAGGGPAAPSAALPGPTASTGGPGEAGGGAEESGSLLGPARPHAEAGSDPDAPPKKRLRAAGTGAGGPEGAAGSVKLEERLYSVLCCTVCLDLPKASVYQCTNGHLMCAGCFIHLLADARLKEEQATCPNCRCEISKSLCCRNLAVEKAVSELPSECAFCTQQFPRSLLERHQKEECQDRVTQCKYKRIGCPWQGPFHELTVHEAECTHPTKTGNELMEILDEMDQTRKKEMQLYNSIFSLLSFEKIGYTEVQFRPYRTDDFITRLYYETPRLTVLNQTWVLKARVNDSERNPNLSCKRTLSFQLLLKSKVNAPLECSFLLLEGPYDDVKIRPVIYRFVFSNESAESDYLALPIRDSVECNKLLAAKNINLRLFLFQSQK from the exons atGATGTCCGGGGCGGAGGATCGTGAGGCCGGCGGGGGCCCGGCCGCCCCCTCCGCTGCCCTCCCCGGCCCCACAGCTTCAACGGGCGGCCCGGGCgaggcgggcggcggcgccgaGGAGTCGGGTTCGCTgctcggcccggcccggcctcaCGCTGAGGCGGGAAGCGACCCCGACGCGCCGCCCAAGAAACGCTTGAGGGCGGCGGGAACGGGGGCGGGTGGGCCCGAGGGGGCGGCGGGCAGCGTGAAGCTGGAGGAGCGGCTCTACTCCGTGCTGTGCTGCACCGTCTGCCTCGACCTGCCCAAGGCCTCGGTCTACCAG TGCACCAACGGGCACCTGATGTGCGCCGGCTGCTTCATCCACCTCCTGGCGGACGCGCGGCTCAAGGAGGAACAGGCCACGTGTCCCAACTGCCGCTGCGAGATCAGCAAGAGCCTGTGCTGCCGCAATCTGGCCGTGGAGAAAGCCGTGAGCGAGCTGCCCTCCGAGTGCGCCTTCTGCACCCAGCAGTTCCCCCGCTCCCTTCTGGAACGCCACCAAAAAGAGGAGTGCCAGGACAG GGTGACCCAGTGCAAATACAAGCGCATCGGCTGCCCCTGGCAAGGCCCCTTCCACGAATTGACGGTACACGAGGCCGAGTGCACCCACCCCACCAAAACCGGCAACGAGCTCATGGAGATCTTAGACGAGATGGACCAAAcgaggaaaaaagaaatgcagctttACAACAGCATCTTCAGCCTCCTCAGCTTCGAGAAGATCGGCTACACAG AGGTCCAGTTCCGGCCGTACCGCACCGACGACTTCATCACCCGCCTGTACTACGAGACGCCGCGGCTAACGGTGCTGAACCAGACGTGGGTGCTCAAGGCGCGCGTCAACGACTCGGAGCGCAACCCCAACCTGTCCTGCAAGCGCACCCTCTCCTTCCAGCTCCTGCTCAAGAGCAAGGTCAACGCGCCGCTCGAATGCTCCTTCCTGCTGCTCGAGGGGCCCTACGACGACGTCAAGATCCGCCCCGTCATCTACCGCTTCGTCTTCAGCAACGAGAGCGCCGAGAGCGACTACCTGGCGCTGCCCATCCGCGACTCGGTGGAGTGCAACAAGCTGCTGGCGGCCAAGAACATCAACCTGCGCCTCTTCCTTTTCCAGAGCCAGAAATAG